AAGATCAAGGCAGAGACGAATGAAAAATTACTTAAAGATACTGAAATTTCAAGCGAGTTGATTCATCCTCAAGCCCTGAGTGCTTTGATTGATAAATATGCTCCTGATGATGCTTTATTTAGTGCTGATGGAGGATCTCCGATGCTTTGGGCATTGCGTTATCTGAAAGGCAAAAAAGGACGCAGGTTTTTTACCTCTCTTTTACACGGAACGATGGCAAATGCGATGCCAATGGCTTTGGGATTAAAAAAAGCCTGTCCTCAAAGGGTGGTGATTTCTTTTTCTGGAGATGGCGGGTTGGCGATGCTTTTGGGAGACCTACTGACAGCAATTCAAGAAAATATTGCTATAAAAGTCGTAGTTTTTAATAATTCATCTTTGAATTTTGTGGAACTAGAGCAAAAAGTTGAGGGGCTTTTGGATAATTATACCGATCTTAAAAATCCTTCGTTTGCAAAAGTGGCTGAAATGATAGGCTTTGATGCTTGGCGAGTTGAGGGTTCAAGCGAACTTGAAAGGACTATTGAAAAATTTATGTCTTCTTCTAAGCCTGCACTTTTGGATGTGGTAGTGAATTCCAAAGAGTTGATTATGCCCCCTAAAGTGACTTTTTCTGAAGTGGCGCATTTTTCTTTATATTCGGCAAAAGCTGTGTTAGCAGGACGAGCAGGGGATGTAGAAGATATGATTAAAAGCAATATCAAACAACTCATTTAAACCACATCAAAGGGAGGGAAAGTATCGTTTGATTCACAATCAGAATAAAAAATTAAGTTTTGATTGGATATTATTCAATAAGATATTTTATAGAATGGAGTTTGTTTGAGAATAGGAAATATTTTTTATTTGATGCGAGTCCATCAGTATATCAAGAATTTTTTTATTTTTCTTCCCGTGTTTTTTGGTTTTAAGCTGTTTGATCTCCATATTTTTTTGAACTCTTTTATCGCTTTTGTGTGTTTTTGTTTGTGTGCAAGTGCAGTTTATATTTTTAATGATATTGTAGATGCTCCCAAAGATAAAATCCATCCGACCAAGCGTAATCGACCTATCGCTTCAGGAAAAATCAGCGTTGGTTTTGCCTCTAGTATTGCCTTTGTTCTTTTGTTCCTTGGGGGGGGGGGGGACAATATTTCTTCTAGATATTCAAGCGTTTTTTTGCATTCTTTTTTATGTAATTTTAAATCTTTTTTATAGTCTCAAACTCAAACATATCCCTATTTTAGATATTTTTATTATTGCTAGCGGTTTTGTTATTCGTCTATTTGTCGGCGCATTTGCAACAGGGGTGTTTTTGTCAGAATGGATCATTATTATGACTTTTTTGCTTGCACTTTTTTTGGCTTTAGCTAAGAGGCGTGATGATGTTATTTTGTATGAATCTGGTGAGGGAAAAATGCGTGAAGTTCTTGATGGCTACAATCGACAGTTTTTAGATATTGCTATGTCTGTGAGTGCTTCAATTGTAATGATTGCTTATATCTTGTGGAGTATTTCTTCTGAAGTGAAAGCGAGACTTCATAGCGATTATTTATATTTGAGTGCGGTATTTGTGCTTGCGGGAATATTTCGGTATATGCAGATTACGTTTGTAGAGAACAAAAGCGGGAGTCCTAGCAAGATTGTCTTGAAAGATGGATTTTTGCAAATCGTGATTGTATCTTGGCTGTTTGTTCTTGCGATTTTGATGTATCTGTAGAAGAAAGGAAGATAATGTTTTGGAAAGATAGATATATTTATTTTTTGATGTTTATTGTTTTTTGCGTATTTGCTTATATGAATTATCGCTTTTTGGATATTCAATTTTTAGGCGCTACAGGTGGGGATGAATTACCGCAATTCCATCAATGGTTGAATATGTATGAAGGTTTTAAACATTTTAATATTGAAAAAATTTTTCGCTTTGAATTTTATAATTACGGCTTTGTTTGGTATCTTCTGAATTTGGTTGTGATTGCACCTTTTCATCTAATGCATAATACAGAAATGGCAATCTATATGCCCCGCTTGCTTAATGGATTCTTTAGCGTGTTATGTTTATGGATGGTATATAAGATTTGCAGACTTTATTTAAGTGCTTTGTATGCTTATGGGGTTGTTTTGCTCATTATTTTGATGTCGGGATTTTGGGCAATGGGCTATATGGTCAAGCCCGATGTATTGCAAGCATTTTTTATCTTGTGGAGTGTTTTTTTACTTGCTCTAGATAAATTCCGTTTTGGTAAGATGTATTATGGAGCGATTTTTGTTTTTGGTCTTGCTGTAGGGGCTGCTAAATTTCAAGCCGTGATGTTTTTTCCTGTATTATATGCCTATATATTCATTCCTTATTTGAGGGATAAAACAACATTTTCTTTTAAAAAAATGCTATTGCATTGTGTCGGCGTATCTGTGGCTACAATGTTTCTTTGGTTGGTATTGAATCCCTATTTATTCCATCCTAGAGGAATGCGTGCTTGGTGGGATATGTTTGTTTTTAATATGGAGAGCAATGCAACCAATCACGGGTCTTATATCCACGTATCTTTGAGAGATAAAATTTTCAATGTGATTGATTTTTATTATTTTGAAATAATTGTTTTTGTTATTTTGCTTTGCATTTGTTTTGCCTTATTGTGGTGGTTTTTTTCAAAAAAGTCTCATCAGGATGGAGCAAAAATTTATAAGTGGGATTTTTTTGTAGTCCTTAATGTAGGGTTTTTGATTAGTCTATTTTATTTGTTATTTGCTGTCAATAAGGCTTGGAGTATTTATTATTTGAGCACCATTTATTTGGGGGTGTTGTTATTTATTCCAATGCTTACTTCTTTAAAATATTTTCAATATATTTTGATACCGCTATTGGTTTTGCAGATTTTTGGAGGGATGGGAGTAAATCAGGG
This Helicobacter sp. 12S02232-10 DNA region includes the following protein-coding sequences:
- a CDS encoding glycosyltransferase family 39 protein; this translates as MFWKDRYIYFLMFIVFCVFAYMNYRFLDIQFLGATGGDELPQFHQWLNMYEGFKHFNIEKIFRFEFYNYGFVWYLLNLVVIAPFHLMHNTEMAIYMPRLLNGFFSVLCLWMVYKICRLYLSALYAYGVVLLIILMSGFWAMGYMVKPDVLQAFFILWSVFLLALDKFRFGKMYYGAIFVFGLAVGAAKFQAVMFFPVLYAYIFIPYLRDKTTFSFKKMLLHCVGVSVATMFLWLVLNPYLFHPRGMRAWWDMFVFNMESNATNHGSYIHVSLRDKIFNVIDFYYFEIIVFVILLCICFALLWWFFSKKSHQDGAKIYKWDFFVVLNVGFLISLFYLLFAVNKAWSIYYLSTIYLGVLLFIPMLTSLKYFQYILIPLLVLQIFGGMGVNQGYEVVFKKYDKDLSGLYAQSAELVKILEPIVKKSDLQKQKIEILSDLPSFEYKKLGLRSTNIHQIFAQLTPDMFSSEIFLQKSNSKNLAYFISPDLIILSKNKWHFFKNPSDLKDKNALESLKTIEALNRGEYGYQKVAESKNFIIYAKSLKKVSNIQKEK
- a CDS encoding UbiA prenyltransferase family protein: MLPKIKSIRPSVIDLSLQEKSALVLPLVLPLFFCSLGGGGTIFLLDIQAFFCILFYVILNLFYSLKLKHIPILDIFIIASGFVIRLFVGAFATGVFLSEWIIIMTFLLALFLALAKRRDDVILYESGEGKMREVLDGYNRQFLDIAMSVSASIVMIAYILWSISSEVKARLHSDYLYLSAVFVLAGIFRYMQITFVENKSGSPSKIVLKDGFLQIVIVSWLFVLAILMYL